The following proteins are co-located in the Callospermophilus lateralis isolate mCalLat2 chromosome 8, mCalLat2.hap1, whole genome shotgun sequence genome:
- the Wfs1 gene encoding wolframin: MDSSTPPLSPSIPQPPPAPQPQSRARLNATASVEEERSEAPRAPRPQGGPDPSVREAAALAEPRAPRARSQEEIGGAGPMRRDMEIPFEEVLEKAKAGDPKAQTEVGKHYLRLASDGDEELNNCTAVDWLILAAKQGRREAVKLLRRCLADRKGITSENEPEVKQLSSETDLERAVRKAALVMYWKLNPKKKKQVAVSELLENVGQVNEHDGGAQPGPVPKSLQKQRRMLERLVSSESKNYIALDDFVEITKKYAKGIIPSNLFLQDDDDDELAGKSPEDLPLRQKVMKYPLHAIMEVKEYLIDVASKAGMHWLSTIVPTHHINALIFFFIISNLTIDFFAFFIPLVIFYLSFVSMVICTLKVFQDSKAWDNFRTLTDLLLRFEPNLDVEQAEVNFGWNHLEPYAHFLLSVVFVIFSFPLASKDCIPCSELAVIAAFFTVTSYMSLSSSAKPYTRRALVTEVAAGLLSLLPTMPVDGRYLKVLGQTFLTVPIGHFVVLNVSLPCLLYVYLFYLFFRMAQLRNFKGTYCYLVPYLVCFMWCELSVVILLESTGLGLVRASIGYFLFLFALPILVAGLALMGVVQFARWFVSLELTKILVTMAICSVPLLFRWWTKASFSVVEMVKSLSRSSMVKLILVWLSAIVLFCWFYVYRSEGMKVYNSTLTWQQYGFLCGPRAWKETNMARTQILCSHLEGHRVTWTGRFKYVRVTEIDNSAESAINMLPYFIGDWMRCLYGEAYPSCSPGNTSTAEEELCRLKHLAKHPCHIKKFDRYKFEITVGMPFSSSTNSTRGHEEDDITKDIVLRASSEFKSVLLNLRQGSLIEFSTILEGRLGSKWPVFELKAISCLNCMAQLSPARRHVKIEHDWRSTVHGALKFAFDFFFFPFLSAA, from the exons ATGGACTCCAGCACCCCTCCTCTGAGCCCCTCCATCCCACAGCCTCCACCAGCACCACAGCCTCAATCCCGTGCTCGGCTCAATGCCACTGCCTCAgtggaagaagagaggagtgaggcgCCCCGAGCTCCCAGGCCCCAAGGTGGCCCTGACCCAAGCGTCAGAGAAGCAGCTGCACTAGCTGAGCCTCGGGCCCCTCGTGCCAGGAGCCAAGAAGAAATAGGTGGAGCTG GACCTATGAGGAGAGATATGGAAATCCCATTTGAGGAAGTCCTGGAGAAGGCCAAGGCTGGGGACCCTAAGGCACAGACAGAG GTGGGAAAACACTACCTGCGACTGGCCAGTGATGGGGATGAAGAGCTTAACAACTGCACAGCCGTGGACTGGCTGATCCTGGCTGCCAAACAGGGCCGACGGGAGGCGGTGAAGCTGCTGCGCCGGTGCCTGGCCGACAGGAAAG GCATCACTTCCGAAAATGAACCAGAGGTGAAGCAGCTTTCCTCCGAGACTGACCTGGAGAGGGCTGTGCGCAAAGCTGCGCTGGTCATGTATTGGAAGCTGAACCCCAAGAAAAAGAAGCaggtggctgtgtcggagctactGGAGAACGTGGGCCAGGTCAACGAGCATG ATGGAGGAGCGCAGCCAGGCCCTGTTCCCAAGTCCTTGCAGAAGCAGAGGCGAATGCTCGAGCGCTTGGTCAGCAGTGAGT CCAAGAACTACATCGCCTTGGACGACTTCGTGGAGATCACCAAGAAGTACGCCAAGGGCATCATCCCCAGCAACCTCTTCCTCCAGGATGATGACGACGACGAGCTGGCTGGGAAGAGCCCCGAGGACCTGCCACTGCGCCAGAAG GTGATGAAGTACCCCTTACATGCCATCATGGAGGTCAAAGAGTACCTGATCGACGTGGCCTCCAAGGCAGGCATGCACTGGCTGTCCACCATTGTGCCCACCCACCACATcaatgccctcatcttcttcttcATCATCAGCAACCTGACCATCGACTTCTTTGCCTTCTTCATCCCCCTGGTCATCTTCTACCTGTCCTTTGTGTCCATGGTCATCTGCACCCTCAAGGTGTTCCAGGACAGCAAGGCCTGGGACAATTTCCGCACCCTCACTGACCTGCTGCTACGCTTCGAGCCCAACCTGGACGTGGAGCAGGCCGAGGTCAACTTCGGCTGGAACCACCTGGAGCCCTATGCCCACTTCCTGCTCTCTGTTGTTTTTGTCATCTTCTCCTTCCCACTGGCCAGCAAGGACTGTATCCCCTGCTCGGAGCTGGCCGTCATTGCCGCCTTCTTCACAGTGACCAGCTACATGAGCTTGAGCAGCTCGGCCAAGCCCTACACCAGGAGGGCCCTGGTCACTGAGGTGGCTgcggggctgctctcccttctgccCACCATGCCCGTGGATGGGCGCTACCTGAAGGTACTTGGGCAGACCTTCTTGACTGTGCCTATCGGCCACTTTGTTGTCCTGAACGTCAGCCTACCCTGCCTGCTCTACGTCTACCTCTTCTACCTCTTCTTCCGCATGGCCCAGCTGCGGAACTTCAAGGGCACCTACTGCTACTTGGTGCCCTACTTGGTCTGCTTCATGTGGTGTGAGCTCTCTGTGGTCATCCTGCTGGAGTCCACTGGCCTGGGCCTGGTCCGTGCCTCCATTGGttacttcctcttcctcttcgctCTCCCCATCCTGGTGGCCGGCCTGGCCCTCATGGGCGTGGTGCAGTTTGCCCGGTGGTTTGTGTCCCTGGAGCTCACCAAGATCCTGGTCACCATGGCAATCTGCAGCGTGCCCCTGCTGTTCCGCTGGTGGACCAAGGCCAGCTTCTCTGTGGTGGAGATGGTCAAGTCCCTGTCGCGGAGCTCCATGGTCAAGCTCATCCTGGTGTGGCTCTCGGCCATCGTGCTCTTCTGCTGGTTCTACGTGTACCGCTCGGAGGGCATGAAGGTCTACAACTCCACGCTGACCTGGCAGCAGTACGGCTTCCTGTGCGGGCCCCGGGCCTGGAAGGAGACCAACATGGCACGCACCCAGATCCTGTGCAGCCACCTGGAGGGCCACAGGGTCACGTGGACAGGCCGCTTCAAGTACGTCCGGGTGACGGAGATCGACAACAGCGCCGAGTCGGCCATCAACATGCTCCCGTACTTCATTGGCGACTGGATGCGCTGCCTCTACGGCGAGGCCTACCCGTCCTGCAGCCCCGGCAACACCTCCACGGCCGAGGAGGAGCTCTGCCGCCTCAAGCACCTGGCCAAGCACCCCTGCCACATCAAGAAGTTCGACCGGTACAAGTTCGAGATCACGGTGGGCATGCCGTTCAGCAGCAGCACCAACAGCACCCGCGGCCACGAGGAGGACGACATCACCAAGGACATCGTGCTGCGGGCCAGCAGCGAGTTCAAGAGCGTGCTGCTCAACCTGCGCCAGGGCAGCCTCATTGAGTTCAGCACCATCCTCGAGGGCCGCCTGGGCAGCAAGTGGCCCGTCTTCGAGCTCAAGGCCATCAGCTGCCTCAACTGCATGGCCCAGCTCTCGCCCGCCAGGCGGCACGTGAAGATCGAGCATGACTGGCGCAGCACCGTGCACGGCGCCCTGAAGTTTGCCTTCGACTTCTTCTTCTTCCCGTTCCTGTCGGCCGCATGA